The genomic stretch TCGGCCGCCTGGGTGGCGGGGTAGATGACTGTCGCCTCGACCACCGAGTCTCCGGACTCGATCTCGCGCATCATATTGGCTGAACCTGCACCGCCGACCATGAAGAACTCATCACGTCCGGCGTTCTCTATGGCGGCGAGGACCCCGACGCCCTGATCGTCGTCGTGGTTCCAGATCGCATCGATCTCCGGTGCTGCCTGAAGCAGGTTCGCGGTGGCGCTCTCTCCGCCGGCGACGGTGAAGTCCGCCGCGACCCGATTGTCCACGTCCAGGCCGCAGTCGCTGAGCGCCTGCTCGAAGCCCTCACTGCGGTCCTGGGTCAGCGGGAGCGAGTCGATGCCGGCGATCTCCGCCACCACCGCGTCCTCTTGATCGCCCAGCTGCTCACAGATGTACTCGCCGGCGGAGACTCCCATGCCGTAGTTGTCCCCAAGGATCGTGGTGCGAGCGGCGAAGGGGCTGGAGAACTCCCGGTCCACGTTGACCACCGGGATGCCGGCCTCCATCGCCTCGGTGGCCACCTCGGTCAGCGCGGCGCCGTCGAAGGGCAGGACCACGATCGCGTCGACATCGTCATTGATGAACTGTTCGATCTGGCTGATCTGCTGGTTCACGTCGTCGGTTCCCTCGGAGACGCGCAGGTCGACGTCTTCGAACTCTTCGCCCTGGGCCTGGGCGCCTTCGGTGATGGCGCCGATCCAGCCGTGTCCTGCGGCGGGCCCGGAGAAGCCGATCACGACTTCCTCACCGGGCTCCGCGTTGTCACCGGCCGGTTCGGCGGCGGCCGCCGCGGCGTCGTTGTCCTCTGTGTTGACCTCCTCCGGATCGTTGGAGAGACAGCCGCTGACGAGCAGGGTGGCTGAGATGAGCGCAGCGGCCGAGAGGTACCGGCGTGGGATGCGAGACATGATTCCTCCTGATGAGAGTTGATTCAGCTGTGCGAGTGTGTGATTCGAGATGAGTGGATGTGGGGTCACGTTCGGCTGTGGCTGGAGAAGCGCTGCTGCAGCAGCACGGCGCCGACGATGATGGCGCCGGTGACGACTGCCTGGACCGAAGAGTCGAGGTTGTTCTGGACGAAGACGTTGCGCAGCACCGCGAAGACCATGACGCCCAGGACGGTGCCGAAGATGGTGCCCCGGCCACCGGCGAGCAGGGTGCCACCGACAACGACGGCGGCGATCGCGTCGAGCTCGTAGAGGTAGCCGTGGGTCGAAGAGCCTGAGGTGGTCCGGCTGATCATCATGACCGCGCCGATGCCGGCGCAGAGTCCGGCGAGCGTGTAGATCATCACCAGGTGGCGCTTGACCTTGATGCCTGCCAGTCGGGCGGCCTCGGGATTGCCGCCCACCGCGATGGTGCGTCGTCCGAAGGTGGTCCGGTTCAGCAGGAACCAGCCGGCGGCGGCGACGATCAGGAACATCCAGACGATGATCGGGATGCCCAGCAGGTCACCGCGGAAGGTGCTGGTGAAGCCTTGGACGGTCACGATCTGGGTCTGCCGCCCGGAGATCAGCTCGGCGAAGCCGCGCGCGGCGACCAGCATCGCAAGCGTCGCGATGAACGGGACCACTCTGCCGTAGGCGATGATCACCCCGTTGAGCAGACCCGCCGCGGCACCCACCGCCAGAGCGGTGAAGAACATGATGAACCAGTGGATGTCGGTGGCCATCGCCTGAGTGCCCAGAGTCGTGGCCCAGATGGTGGCGAGTCCCATCACGGATCCCACCGAGAGGTCGATTCCGCCGGAGGTGATCACGAAGGTCACACCGACGCTGATCACCCCGATCACGGCCGCCTGCTGCAGGATCACCATCAGGTTCGCGACGCTGAGGAAGCGGTCACCGCCGGTGATCACGCCCAAGGCGATCAGGGCCGTCAGGGCGAGGATCAGTCCGAGGCTGTGCCCCAGGCTGAGGTTCGACCCCGCGACCGTCCTCTTGGGCTTGTCCTGCACTGGGCTGAGGTCTCGGCTCGGAAGCTCCTCCTCGGCAGAGGTTCCGGCGGGGGAGCCTGTTGCTGTTGTCTCACTCATCCGTGAGCTCCTTCCATCACAAGATCAAGCACCTGGTGTTCGTTGATGTCCTTGGTGGATCCGGTGTGGACCACGCGGCCGTCGGCGACGACCAGGACTCGATCGGCGAGCCCCAGGACCTCTTCGATCTCGCTGGAGACCATCAGCACCGCCGTGCCCTGCCGGCTCAGTTCGCGGACCAGACCATAGATCTCAGCCCGGGCGCCGACGTCGACGCCGCGAGTGGGCTCATCCAGCAGCAGCACCTCGCACCCGTGGACCAGCCAGCGGGCGAGCATCGCCTTCTGCTGGTTGCCTCCGGAGAGTGTGCGGATGCTGCGCTGCACATCGGCAGGGGAGAGGTGCAGCGCCTGGGCCTGCGCGCGGGCCGCGCTGCGTTCGGCACGCTCGTTGAGCAGTCCGGATCTGCCGAAGCGGGCGAAGGTGGAGAGGGTGATGTTGCGATAGATCGGTTCATCCAGCAGCAGTCCCTGGCTCTTGCGCTCCTCCGGGGCCAGGCCCACCCCGTGCTGCACCGCGTCCGGCACGGACCCGCGGCGCAGGCGCCTGCCTTTCACCCGGACCTCTCCGGTGGTGGCGCGGCGAGCCCCGTAGATGGTCTCCAGGATCTCTGAACGGCCTGCACCCACCAGGCCCGCCAGTCCGACCACCTCGCCCGGGCGGACATCGAAGGAGACCGGTTCGAAGACGCCCAGGAGGCTGAGTCCCTCGACTTCGAGCAGCGGCTGATCGCTTGTGGGCCCGATCGCAGCACCGCCGAAGTCAGAGATGACCTCGTGTCCGGTCATCAGCGCGATGAGTTCTCTGGTCGGGGTGTCGCTGACCTCGAGGCTGGTGGCCACGGTGCGCCCATCCTTGAGCACCGTGATCCGATCACCGATGCGCCGGATCTCTTCGAGGCGGTGTGAGATGTAGACCACCGCAACCCCCTGGTCTCGCAGCGTGTGCACCACGCGGAACAGGTTCTCCACCTCTTCCGGGTCCAGGACCGCGGAGGGTTCGTCCATGATGATCAGCTGGGCGTCGTGGGAGAGGGCCCGCGCCATTGAGACGATCTGTTTCCCGGCTGCGGAGAGCCGTCCGACCTCACGCTGAGCGGGGATCTCCGGATGGCCCAGGCGTCGGAGCAGATCACGGGTGTGCTCCAGGCTGGTGGATCGACGCAGCACGCCTCCGGTGCTGAGCTCGTGGCCGAGGAACACGTTCTCGGCGACGCTGAGCCCGTCGACGACGTCGAGCTCCTGATACATCGTGGCGATGCCCAGCCGCAGGGCCGCCATGGTGCTGTCGATGCTGACCGGCTCGCCCTTCCAGGAGATCTCACCCCCGGTGGGCTGGTGGGCCCCGGAGAGCACCTTGATCAGCGTGGACTTCCCGGCACCGTTCTGGCCCAGCAGGCAGTGCACCTCGCCGGGGCGGATGTCCAGGTCCACGCCGTCGAGGGCCTTGGCACCGGGGAAGTGCTTGCTGATGCCCCGCATGCGCAGGAGCTCCGACCCAGCATTTTGTGTGACCATGATCACAATAGTGAGCGCACTTCTGTCGGGTGTCAATCAAAAGTCGACCGGAATGTGAAAAACTTTAAAACTCCCGCAGTCAGAAGTGGGGGTGGTTTACTTGATCCATGGCCTACGTCTCCGTGATCGATGAGCAGAACGCAGTGGCCTCCGCGCCGTCTGGGAACACCCTGCCCAACAGCGCGGGCGCACTGTTCCAGCTGTTTCGGGACGGCACGCCGCGGACCCGGTCTGACCTGACCGCTATGACAGGATTTGCGCGCTCCACGATCTCCGCCAGGGTGGAAGAGTTGCTGAATGCCGCGCTCATCCGGCCGGCGGGTGAGAACTCCTCCACCGGCGGTCGTCCCCCGAGCACCTTCACCGTCAACCCCCTGGCCCGCTCCGTGCTGGCGGTGGATCTGGGGGGCACCCACGCCCGCATCGCCGTGACCGATCTGGCCACCAGGGTGCTCAGCGAGCGGCAGCAGGAGCTCGACATCACCCAGGGCCCGGTGGCTGTGCTCGACGCGGTGGGGAGAATCGGCCTGGAGCTGCTTCAGGAGGCCGGCCGCAGCCCGGAGGACCTGCTGGGCGTCGGGGTGGGTGTGCCCGGACCGGTGGAGTTCGCTACCGGCCGGCCGATGAGCCCGCCGATCATGCCCGGATGGGATCATTTCGACATCCCCGGACATCTGCGCCGCTGGTTCCCCGGGCCGATCCTGGTGGACAACGACGTCAACGCGATGGCCCTGGGAGAGCACGCCGTGGCCTATCCGCAGGTGGCCAACATGATGTTCGTGAAAGTGGCCACGGGGATCGGCTCCGGGATCATCAGCGACGGTCGACTCCAGCACGGCGCGCAGGGGGCGGCCGGGGATCTCGGGCATATCGCCACCCCGGACGGGGATGCGACGCCCTGCACCTGTGGGAATTCGGGCTGTCTGGAGGCGGTGGCCTCCGGGCCGGCGATTGCGGCCCAGCTGCGGGAACGTGGCTTTGACGTGCCGAACCATGCCGCGATGTTGGAGCTGGTGCGCTCCGGGGATCTGGAGGCCCTGCGCACCGTGCGCCAGGCCGGACGGCAAGTCGGATCGGTGCTGGCCGGCTGCGTGAACCTGCTCAATCCCTCGGTCATCGTGATCGGCGGGGTGGTCTCCACCGCCGGGGAGCATTTCCTGGCCGGCATCCGCGAAGCCGTCTACTCCCGATCGCTGCCCCTGGCCACCCAGCATCTGCGCATCGTGGCCAGCCAGACCACCGCGCGCGCCGGAGTGCTCGGCGCCTCAGCGCTGGTGACTGGTCACGGGCTCTCGGTCGAGAACGTTAACCGCCTGATCGGCTGATCTGTTTCAGGTCGACCCTGAGGTCACCGTGTGCTCGGACTCCCCGTCACGCTGTGCCTGGGCGCGCTGCTCCTGGGCGTTGCGCAGCGCCAGAACCAGGGCGGCGCCCAGCATCACCAGGGCGAGCCCCCAGCCGATCGTCGCCGTGTAGTCCGGAGCCTGTGGAATGGCGGAGAGCACGATCCCGATCGGGGCGAAGAACAGCAGCGCATTGATGATGTTTCTGCGACGTGCCATGTGTTCAGCCTCATTCTCGGAGAATCGGATTGTGACGCAGTTCTCTACGCTACCGGAGCCCTGGACAATGAAACAGAAAACCGCTCATCAGGATTGACGGCTGAGACCTCAGCCGATGTCATGGAGAAATGGATGTGCTTCTTCCAACTCTCAGCTTGATCATCGGCGCGGTATTGTTCACGATCTCGTTCCGCATGGTCAGCCAGGCCAATCCCAGCGAACGCATCCCCCAGCTCTGGGGCCGTCCGGCGCGCCACCCGCGTCGGATCTACGCGGTACGAGCCGCGGCCATCGGGCTGCTGCTCCTGGGAGTCGCCGGCTGGATCTCGACGCTCGGCTACGCCGGCCTGCTTCTGCTGCTGCCTGCCTTCCTGCCGGCGATGATCATGAACGTCCTGCATAACCGACGGGTGGCACGGGGACAGCATGGGCAGCGCGGGCACCCGGCGGCACAGCCTGCCGCCGCAGACTCGCCGCTCGGTCCCGGCCAGCGCTGACCCGCCCGCGGTGAAGACCGGCGTCGGCAGGGGCTTACAGCCCGAAGGCGGCGCCGACCCGGCGCTGCAGCCGCGCCCACTGGCTTGCCGGATCCAGCTGCGCGGAGAGTGTATGCAGCTGCACCGCCACCGGCGTGCTGACCGGTCCCTCCGCGGTGTGGTCCGCCGGTTCACCCTCGGCGTCGATCACCTGCTGCACCATGGATCCGGGCATCAGGTTCATCAGCGCCAGTGCGAGCTGCCGGGCCTGACCAGGTTCCAGCTCGAAGGGCGCCACCACCACACAGGGCTCGACGTCGATGGGGCGGGAGAGCGCCCGGCGCGCCACGTCGAGCCCGCCGATCACCGACTGTCCCAGGAACCAGCCGAGCAGCACCACGATGGCACCCCAGCGACGCGGCCACTCTCGCGGAGAGCGCGCTGAGGAGGGCGGGAGCAGCACCAGGCTCAGCGCCGTGGCCAGCGCCACAGAAATCACCCCGTAGATCACGTAGTCCGCGCCCCCTCCGGAGAGCGCCCACCAGAGCAGCCCGAGAAGCAGCGCACGCAGCACCCCGGCCACCACGAAACGGTTCATGAGCTTCTCCCCACCAACAGCATCGTGGCCGCGGTGACCACCGTCAGCAGCACCACCAGCACCAGGCCGGTGGACTCCCATCCGCTCAGACGGGCCTCAGTCCAGGAGACCCCGCGCCTTCCGCGCTGCGCCGCGGCGGAGAAGGCTGTGCCCCACCGCTGCGCCGCGGCGGTGGTGAGTCGGTGCGCCCCATCCAGCGTCCGGCCGCCGTCTCTCCGAGCGCGACGCAGCAACGACTCCTCCGCCAGCAACAGGTCACCCGGTGGAATCACGGCCGTCTCAGCGTCGGTGAGCCGGTCCGGCAGCCACTCACGCCGGGCCGCTGCCCAGGTCAGCGCCGCTAGCAGCACGCCCAGCAGAATCGGCCAGGTCGCGTCCCACAGCGTGCTCGGCTCCCAGCTGGGCACCGCGACGCCCTCGGCCTGCACCGGATCGGTGACCCACCGGGCGCCGATCAGCCACGGCACCAGGATCCCGGCCGCGCAGACACCCAGCCAGGAGTACAGCTCCCCATCCGCGCGAC from Nesterenkonia sandarakina encodes the following:
- a CDS encoding substrate-binding domain-containing protein: MSRIPRRYLSAAALISATLLVSGCLSNDPEEVNTEDNDAAAAAAEPAGDNAEPGEEVVIGFSGPAAGHGWIGAITEGAQAQGEEFEDVDLRVSEGTDDVNQQISQIEQFINDDVDAIVVLPFDGAALTEVATEAMEAGIPVVNVDREFSSPFAARTTILGDNYGMGVSAGEYICEQLGDQEDAVVAEIAGIDSLPLTQDRSEGFEQALSDCGLDVDNRVAADFTVAGGESATANLLQAAPEIDAIWNHDDDQGVGVLAAIENAGRDEFFMVGGAGSANMMREIESGDSVVEATVIYPATQAADGVRLARLLAQGRALGDLVQIEVPREIQLYAPVVTEENVDQYLPYAFES
- a CDS encoding ABC transporter permease, whose product is MSETTATGSPAGTSAEEELPSRDLSPVQDKPKRTVAGSNLSLGHSLGLILALTALIALGVITGGDRFLSVANLMVILQQAAVIGVISVGVTFVITSGGIDLSVGSVMGLATIWATTLGTQAMATDIHWFIMFFTALAVGAAAGLLNGVIIAYGRVVPFIATLAMLVAARGFAELISGRQTQIVTVQGFTSTFRGDLLGIPIIVWMFLIVAAAGWFLLNRTTFGRRTIAVGGNPEAARLAGIKVKRHLVMIYTLAGLCAGIGAVMMISRTTSGSSTHGYLYELDAIAAVVVGGTLLAGGRGTIFGTVLGVMVFAVLRNVFVQNNLDSSVQAVVTGAIIVGAVLLQQRFSSHSRT
- a CDS encoding sugar ABC transporter ATP-binding protein → MVTQNAGSELLRMRGISKHFPGAKALDGVDLDIRPGEVHCLLGQNGAGKSTLIKVLSGAHQPTGGEISWKGEPVSIDSTMAALRLGIATMYQELDVVDGLSVAENVFLGHELSTGGVLRRSTSLEHTRDLLRRLGHPEIPAQREVGRLSAAGKQIVSMARALSHDAQLIIMDEPSAVLDPEEVENLFRVVHTLRDQGVAVVYISHRLEEIRRIGDRITVLKDGRTVATSLEVSDTPTRELIALMTGHEVISDFGGAAIGPTSDQPLLEVEGLSLLGVFEPVSFDVRPGEVVGLAGLVGAGRSEILETIYGARRATTGEVRVKGRRLRRGSVPDAVQHGVGLAPEERKSQGLLLDEPIYRNITLSTFARFGRSGLLNERAERSAARAQAQALHLSPADVQRSIRTLSGGNQQKAMLARWLVHGCEVLLLDEPTRGVDVGARAEIYGLVRELSRQGTAVLMVSSEIEEVLGLADRVLVVADGRVVHTGSTKDINEHQVLDLVMEGAHG
- a CDS encoding ROK family protein, whose protein sequence is MAYVSVIDEQNAVASAPSGNTLPNSAGALFQLFRDGTPRTRSDLTAMTGFARSTISARVEELLNAALIRPAGENSSTGGRPPSTFTVNPLARSVLAVDLGGTHARIAVTDLATRVLSERQQELDITQGPVAVLDAVGRIGLELLQEAGRSPEDLLGVGVGVPGPVEFATGRPMSPPIMPGWDHFDIPGHLRRWFPGPILVDNDVNAMALGEHAVAYPQVANMMFVKVATGIGSGIISDGRLQHGAQGAAGDLGHIATPDGDATPCTCGNSGCLEAVASGPAIAAQLRERGFDVPNHAAMLELVRSGDLEALRTVRQAGRQVGSVLAGCVNLLNPSVIVIGGVVSTAGEHFLAGIREAVYSRSLPLATQHLRIVASQTTARAGVLGASALVTGHGLSVENVNRLIG
- a CDS encoding Na+/H+ antiporter subunit E; translated protein: MNRFVVAGVLRALLLGLLWWALSGGGADYVIYGVISVALATALSLVLLPPSSARSPREWPRRWGAIVVLLGWFLGQSVIGGLDVARRALSRPIDVEPCVVVAPFELEPGQARQLALALMNLMPGSMVQQVIDAEGEPADHTAEGPVSTPVAVQLHTLSAQLDPASQWARLQRRVGAAFGL